The DNA sequence TTGAGTTACAGAAATAAATTCATCTTACATGTTCGTACTTTTCACAAATGAACAAGCCTCAAGTATACAAAGAACTATATCATTGCGAAATTGGTTAACGTATTGATTTTTGGGGAATATTGATTTTATTGGTGGGCCGTGAAGGAGTCGAACCTTCGACCAATTGATTAAGAGTCAACTGCTCTGCCAGACTGAGCTAACGGCCCCGTGATGGGTTTATATAGCATATACATCGGATTGCATTCAACATATTTTTTGAAGCTTTATTTATTCAGGTGGTTTTACATGGATGATCAATGTGTGGAACGCAGGTGAATAAAATCACAAAAATACGTTGACTACGCCCCCCCTGTATGTTAGATATTGAGTTATAAGATGCATATGTCCCTGACAAAAGACAAGAAGGAAGTGTTTAGGTCTCTTATAAGTTACAGCTCCCTTGGCCTGGAGATGGGTCTCTCCGTTGCAATCGGGATAGGGATCGGTTATTTCCTCGATTCTTACTTTAAGACATCTCCATATCTGACCATAATATTTATGCTTTTTGGTGTAGTAGCAGCTTTCAAAACGATATTTACATTGATGAGGAAAATTGAAAGAGAAGATAAAAGAAACCACGATAAGTGATATAGAATACATAAATCTCGCGGTGCTTGTAATTGGTTCTGTGATAACCATATTGGCTATGCGGGAATTCAAGTATTTTTTTAGCTTTGCCGTTGCAAGCGCCATTATGACGCTGAATTTCAGGTTTCTGAAAAAGATAATAGAAGGCGGTTTACTTACATCCACTATAAGCAAAAAGGAACTTATCATAAAACTTCCTTTAAAATTTCTTGTTCTTGTTGGGCTTGTGGCAGTAGTTGTCATATATGGTGATATAAATATTGTATTCTTTCTCATTGGCCTATCCACGGTATTTATATCGATCGTTATAAATCAGGTATCGGTGCTGTTCAGTCCTGCAGCGAAGAGGAGGCAAAAAGATGGAGCATGAGGTTTTTACGTGGGCTTCTTTAATCCCGTTTTTGAAAAAACTCCCTCCACATGTTTCAAATGCAATTATTGTTTCAGTAATACTCATTGTTATTGTGATGCTTGGGTACAGGCAGTTAAAAAAGACTGAAGACGAAATTGTTCCGGAATCAAAGTTGACATTTAGAAACTTTGTTGAAATGATCGTAGAGAATTTATCGGGTATCATTGCGGACTCAATGGGTCCCAGAGGCAAAGAATTTGTATTGGTAGTTGGAACGCTTGCGTTGTTTATCCTCTTCAACAACCTTTCCGGGCTTGTACCAGGTTTTCTCCCGGCTACCGATAATGTTAACACCACGTTTGCCTGCTCACTTACCGTATTTTGCATGACGCATTACTATGGTTTCAGGGAACACGGCGCAAAATATTTGAAACAGTTTGTCGGACCCATGTGGGCATTGGCTCCATTAATGATACCCGTGGAGCTCATAGGACATATTGCAAGACCGTTATCTCTTGGCTTAAGGCTTTTCGGTAACATAACGGGTGACCATTTAGTGACGGCCATATTTTTTGGACTTGTCCCTTTACTTGTCCCTTTACCGGTTATGTTTCTTGGTTTATTTGTAGCATTTGTTCAGACGTTTGTATTTATGCTGTTGTCCATGGCATATTTTGCCGGTGCGATTTCGCATGAAGAACATTAAAAAAATTAAGAGAAAGGGGTGAGATTTGATGAAAAAATTTCTAACAGTTATGATGCTACTTGGTATTTTTGTGAGTTTCTCATTTGGTATTGCCATGGCTGCTGAAGAGGCAAAGGGACTTGATTCACCGGTGAAACAGATGGTGGCTCTTGCTGCAGGTTTCGGAATTGCGATTGCCGCATTTGGTGGAGCCCTTGGTCAGGGGAAAAGCATAGCCTCTGCGCTTGATGGTATTGCGAGAAACCCTGGTGCAGCTGGAAAGATAGTGACACCAATGATTATCGGTCTCGCAATGATTGAGTCACTCGTTATATATTCTCTCGTTGTCTCATTGTTGTTGATCTTTAAACTCTAATAACTTCTTGGGGGCAGATACGATGATATCTGCCCCTTAATCGTTTTGCAGAGGCGGTGAGTTGCATTAACATCATTCGCCGATTATCTGGATAAGGATATTTCTGGTTCGATCCCTGTTGTCAAAATCGATGAAAACGATTTGCTGCCACGTGCCGATGGTGAGTTTTCCATTTACAAGCGGGACAGAGAGTGAGGGTTTCATTAAAGCTGCCCGAACATGAGAAAAACCATTCCCGTCACCCCAGCGTAAATCGTGCTCATAGCGGATATCTGAAGGTGCTATCTTCTCAAGCGCCCTTTGCAGATCCCTGATTACCCCTGACTCATATTCAATTGTGGTTATTGTGCCTGTTGAGCCAGGACAGAATACTGTAACAAGGCCATTTTCAACGTTTGAGTTCTTGACGGTGCTGTAAATGTTTTTCGTAATGTCTATAGTATCTCCGAAGCCCTTGGTATTTACTTTTATTGAATCAGTGAATATCATGCAACCTCCTCTTAATCGTACTTTACAAATACCTTTGCCTGTGTTAGGAAAACATTTCTATTAATATAAAAATAGACGGTTGTAAAAAATAAGTAAAGCAAATTTTACAGGGCCAAGGTATAGGATGGCAAACGAAGACCTTTCAAAATTAAAAATAGACAAATCACAGATCACCACCACTTCGACAAAAAGCAGAAAAAAGTTTTATCTTATCATTGCGTCGGCGATCATTCTCGTTCTTGTCGTCCTCTCTGCTCTGGGGGTTTTTACACCGGCGGTTAAAGTTGATGTTGCGACAGTTACCCAATCCTTTCCTTCGCAGGCATTTACTATGCTGAATGCGAGCGGTTATGTGGTGCCGCAGCGCAAGGCTGCAGTCGCTTCAAAGATCACCGGGAGGATTATCTCTCTTTATGTGGAAGAGGGAAGTGTAGTAAAAAAAGACGCAATGATCGCACGGCTGGAGAACGATGATGTTTCAGCGACAAGGGATCAGGCACAGGCGAATCTGAATGTTGCCCGGGCAAACCTTGAACAGACAAATGCTGAACTCAAGGATGCACAATCCACATTCCGGAGGGAACAAAACCTTCTTGTACAGGAGTTTACCACAAAGGCTTCATATGATGCAGCGGAAGCACGTTACAGTAAGGCAAAAGCAGTAGTTGCAGGAGCCGAGGCTTCAATAAAAGCAAGTAAAGCAGCCCTGAACGGGGCAAATGTGGCGCTGGAATATACCTTTATTCGCGCCCCGTTTGACGCCGTCGTGTTGACAAAGAATGCAGATATCGGCGATATTGTAACCCCTATTGGCGCAGCAACCAATGCGAAGGCATCGGTAGTTACCATTGCAGACATGGGTTCACTTCAGGTTGAGGCGGATGTCTCGGAATCCAACCTCGAAAAGGTCAGAATTGGACAGCCGTGTGAAATCCAACTCGATGCCCTCCCTGAAGTACGTTTCCGCGGGGTGGTGCATATGATTGTCCCTACTGCCGATAGAAGCAAGGCAACGGTTATGGTAAAAGTTCGTTTTATCGATAAAGACAGACGTATATTACCCGAGATGAGCGCCAAAGTGGCTTTTCTGTCAAGAGAGATGCAGAAGGAAGAAGAGAAATTTAAAGTGGTATTGAGCCGGAAGGCGATTATAGAGCGCAATGGCAAAAAGATTGTATTCCTCCTGAAGGGTAACAGGGTAGTGGAAGCGCCTATCACAACAGGGGTCTTACTCAATGACGTGATTGAGCTTAAAGACGGGTTGAAGGTGGGCGACAGGATTGTTATCAACCCGCCCGACTCGTTGAAAAATGGTTCCAGGGTTAAATTGGCACAACAGTGA is a window from the Pseudomonadota bacterium genome containing:
- the atpB gene encoding F0F1 ATP synthase subunit A, coding for MEHEVFTWASLIPFLKKLPPHVSNAIIVSVILIVIVMLGYRQLKKTEDEIVPESKLTFRNFVEMIVENLSGIIADSMGPRGKEFVLVVGTLALFILFNNLSGLVPGFLPATDNVNTTFACSLTVFCMTHYYGFREHGAKYLKQFVGPMWALAPLMIPVELIGHIARPLSLGLRLFGNITGDHLVTAIFFGLVPLLVPLPVMFLGLFVAFVQTFVFMLLSMAYFAGAISHEEH
- a CDS encoding secondary thiamine-phosphate synthase enzyme YjbQ, yielding MIFTDSIKVNTKGFGDTIDITKNIYSTVKNSNVENGLVTVFCPGSTGTITTIEYESGVIRDLQRALEKIAPSDIRYEHDLRWGDGNGFSHVRAALMKPSLSVPLVNGKLTIGTWQQIVFIDFDNRDRTRNILIQIIGE
- a CDS encoding AtpZ/AtpI family protein, which codes for MSLTKDKKEVFRSLISYSSLGLEMGLSVAIGIGIGYFLDSYFKTSPYLTIIFMLFGVVAAFKTIFTLMRKIEREDKRNHDK
- the atpE gene encoding ATP synthase F0 subunit C, translated to MVALAAGFGIAIAAFGGALGQGKSIASALDGIARNPGAAGKIVTPMIIGLAMIESLVIYSLVVSLLLIFKL
- a CDS encoding efflux RND transporter periplasmic adaptor subunit translates to MANEDLSKLKIDKSQITTTSTKSRKKFYLIIASAIILVLVVLSALGVFTPAVKVDVATVTQSFPSQAFTMLNASGYVVPQRKAAVASKITGRIISLYVEEGSVVKKDAMIARLENDDVSATRDQAQANLNVARANLEQTNAELKDAQSTFRREQNLLVQEFTTKASYDAAEARYSKAKAVVAGAEASIKASKAALNGANVALEYTFIRAPFDAVVLTKNADIGDIVTPIGAATNAKASVVTIADMGSLQVEADVSESNLEKVRIGQPCEIQLDALPEVRFRGVVHMIVPTADRSKATVMVKVRFIDKDRRILPEMSAKVAFLSREMQKEEEKFKVVLSRKAIIERNGKKIVFLLKGNRVVEAPITTGVLLNDVIELKDGLKVGDRIVINPPDSLKNGSRVKLAQQ